In the genome of Cherax quadricarinatus isolate ZL_2023a chromosome 28, ASM3850222v1, whole genome shotgun sequence, the window ggtgattttgattggttttcctgtgaaaagaaccttgaaatggagctcaaagtaggggaaatgtttgatttttgccgatgttcaaaagtaaacacatgatgtcatttttcaataaatgtccaagtagccattctaatatgcagtcagtaatgggttgacattatttatacaattattacaatattgcagtagtctgcataacagtaaatagtattctattttttgtttgaataaaaattcaaaacagaaagtaagagtaatatcagaggggcctggagacatgactaatgaacaaagaaaatgttattttagagccaggaatgtctgcattgttcattctggaccctgttttgaaattgtcatcttttttaattttcgtgaaattggccaaattgcaaatttctgaccacattattgggtagttgaaatcagtaaatgggcagtttcttgtactcaatcgatagaaaaaatggagttctaaagaaatagctaggAGTTTGGTTgactagaacaatggaattagccgaaaataggactcaaagtgggcgaaatcgccaattcataaatatcgctgaggttgcTGACTTtacaagagcgtaattccgtcagttttccatcaaatttcattcttttggtgttattacaattgggaaaagattctttatcatttcataagaatttttttttttttttgggggggggggaattttgcgacaccaggagacgcctcaggatttggggttgcgacagtcaaggggttaaaggaggggttaggGATATTGGTTGTTTgcagtgacatctaaactgtcatatatgagcacctctgcaaagacattgattttatatgaatgatgatgaaagttttttcttcttctttttggatttttctttcttttttggatcaccctgcctcagtgggaaatggctgacgtattaaacaaaacaaaacaaaacaaatatTACAAGTATGTTGTATTTGAGATCATGTGCAGGATTAACATTATGCAGAAACTGGGGAggcaggaaattaaaaaaaaagtagtagtggtggtatgaaAATTATAAGATAGGTAAGATAGGAAAGCCTTCAGAATTGATCACAGGTAGAATCACTTGGagaacatataaatctgtagtggaaggaaagcagggtaggggtcgctctaggaaaggttggagggagaggggtaaaggaggttttgtggacgagaggcttgaacttccagcaagcgtgcatgagcatgttagataggagtgaatggagacaaatggtttttgtgacctgacaagctgttggagtgtgagcagggtaatattttgtgaagggattcaggggaactggttagctagacttgagtcctggaggtgggaagtacaatgcctgcactttaaccctttgactgttttggtcatatacatacatcttacgagccaccgtttttgacgtatatatacatttataaattctagcggcttcaaatcaagcaggagaaagctggtaggcccacatgtgagagaatgggtctgtgtgatcagtgtgcaccatataaaaaaaattctagcggcttcaaatcaagcaggagaaagctggtaggcccacatgtgagagaatgggtctgtgtgatcagtgtgcaccatataaaaaaaaatcctgcagcacacagtgcatattgagaaaaaaaaactacgacttttttttttaatttaaatgccgactttgtggtctattttcgtatagtatttatggttgtattctcgttttcttggtctcatttgatagaatggaaaacatatagaaatagaggtgattttgattggttttcctgtgaaaagaaccttgaaatggagctcaaagtaggggaaatgtttgatttttgccgatgttcaaaagtaaacaaatgatgtcatttttcaataaatgtccaagtagccattctaatatgcagtcagtaatgggttgacattatttatacaattattacaatattgcagtagtctgcataacagtaaatagtattctattttttgtttgaataaaaattcaaaacagaaagtaagagtaatatcagaggggcctggagacatgactaatgaacaaagaaaatgttattttagagccaggaatgtctgcattgttcattctggaccctgttttgaaattgtcatcttttttaattttcgtgaaattggccaaattgcaaatttctgaccacattattgggtagttgaaatcagtaaatgggcagtttcttgtactcaatcgatagaaaaaatggagttctaaagaaatagctaggAGTTTGGTTgactagaacaatggaattagccgaaaataggactcaaagtgggcgaaatcgccaattcataaatatcgctgaggttgcTGACTTtacaagagcgtaattccgtcagttttccatcaaatttcattcttttggtgttattacaattgggaaaagattctttatcatttcataagaatttttttttttttttggggggggggaattttgcgacaccaggagacacctcaggatttggggttgcgacagtcaaggggttaaaggaggggttaggGATATTGGTTGTTTgcagtgacatctaaactgtcatatatgagcacctctgcaaagacattgattttatatgaatgatgatgaaagttttttcttcttctttttggatttttctttcttttttggatcaccctgcctcagtgggaaatggctgacgtattaaacaaaacaaaacaaaacaaatatTACAAGTATGTTGTATTTGAGATCATGTGCAGGATTAACATTATGCAGAAACTGGGGAggcaggaaattaaaaaaaaagtagtagtggtggtatgaaAATTATAATTCAGAGGCAAGGGAAAGGTTATTAATATAGTTTGGTCATTGGAAAAAGTTGTAAAtaggttacctggagagagttccgggggtcaacgcccctgcggcccggtctgtgaccaggcctcctggtggatcagagcctgatcactctgtcacatctgtataggttgtaacctgggatccatattttgttgtccaagtgatcctttatgtgggtctcagtgaaagccacgaacattgcctttgcctctgcaagcagtccatggatgaaaggtattttgttgttgctggctttagaccctgtatatttgcaaagaagaatgtcatcggactggtggtattgttggtactgggggggattttttttccggcattagtatctgtatctgttggtttggagtggaggccatcgactgtggttccactccaggaatgactggatttggtgtacaatttctgccatttcctgccagttttttttccttcctggcactaaaaaacctctccctcttgagtggctgtggctaaccaggttttcccatggcctggatgttttgtatctttttgtcccctttagatggtgtgcctggcaatttaagttatagcacagtctttcttgtactgaagaggtacacatttcagggtgaaaaagcttacaggaagggagtttgcattttcctgttgtcatatgggcacggcattttctagggtggtcatagttgcacgtcccgtctgtttttccagatttcccatgtctgcagataccaagtgcatagtatgtgcacaggcttggtttctgtttgccttgggtttctgtgactgtattccctgttggtgcatgtttacctgtcttattcctatcctccctagcaccaacaatggagctcccaccagttgtttttggtaatatatcctcactattgctagtggagtcctcttgttcgctatttcctgtggtatttctagtttgcaatactggttttatcttatctttgactacacttgtttaccccctatggctcctgtcccctatggggtcatttatatgtattccttcctgcgtataattcccgactacctggaaaaatctccagcttcaccattactgtctcccaggacagcacctccagcttcaccattactgtctcccaggacagcacctccagcttcaccattactgtctcccaggacagcacctccagcttcaccattactgtctcccaggacagcacctccagcttcaccattactgtctcccaggacagcacctccagcttcaccattactgtctcccaggacagcacctccagcttcaccattactgtctcccaggacagcacctccagcttcaccattacagtctcccaggacagcacctccagcttcaccattacagtctcccaggacagcactatcagccccacatttactgactaccagggcatcacctccagccttacagtttctgactacatggccagtatcaagggcagtaccattcagcccagacttttatgttcccatctgttgtagaaagcttccaggttttctatgaaagcagctttgatgttatcctcttttaatacccttgtgattttagtccacagatttatctcatttgggcatacccaaaaacacttccctgttttaatactgcctgtagctagttcttggatatctgcacaaggggcgtgacaccaatttccacaaaaatgacaatttatccatgtggaagcccgtttgtttgattgactgcagactacacagagcttcataatgatttgaatggttgatttactgtaattctactagcaacctcttgaatactctattaataaccttaaatgaagctctagctatttgtatttctatttctaactgtacttgtatattggacagcttaccggtgtaggttcctgatttatatttattgtttgtgtttgataagggcacctacaaccccatccgtttacagtctgctttattgtccaacgaatccgtttgaaaccaatCAAGGGTTCGGACCCTAAACCCACTAAGGTCAGGTTGACCAGTAGGGTGTTTAAATGTAGGGTGGTGAATGAGAGGAGGCATAGATGTGTGAGGAAGCATTGGAATTTGAAAAGAAGCTTTAAGTACATTACTAAGAGTTTTAGTATCTTGCaagcatatgtgtgtgtatatttaagTGGAGAAAAGATTGTTTatttgacgtgctattggagtgtgagcaatttACCTTTCTTTCAGTTCTTCTCTTGTATTAAATATTACTTGGACAACTGTTGTGTTGTCAAATTGTCTAACAACTGTCACTTCAATATCATCATTGTGTAGGAGTAATCAAAGCAGCAATTTTTGTTAAAACAGGTTACTGGGATGCTGCTAGAACTTCCTATTCCTACCATCACACAGTTGTTGAATAATGAAGAGGCTCTTAATGAAGCTGTTATCAAGGCTCGAGGTGAATATCTGAAATATATACAGGTTAGTAAAACACAAGAATGTTTTGATTAGAGTACTACAAATTTATTGATTATGCAGGAAAAGAGAGAatatataattgtataaattCAAAGATTGTGGAATAAAATAAGGTTTAGATGCCAAAAGTGAGTTAcactaagtgtttatgcacctggagaagagaggagtgtagaagagagagagagagagatttggggaaATGTTAAATGAGTGTTTAGGGGAGTTTTGAACtaggtgagagagtaattgtggtgcaGGATCTAAGTGCTAAAGTTTGAGAAACTGTTGTAGAGGGTGTAATAGATAAGATTGGGGTGCTAGGGGCAAATGATAGTGTGTGAGGATAAaaaagtatacagtagggccccgctttatggcgttccgctaatacggtcatttcaaattatgaccaaaactctctatacggctccccacacctgactttctaatatggtcaccgtgctccacccggtttgtttacattctatgtgagatccgtaagcactaaggctctccattatgtctggaaactccaaaatttcaattgtttttaaaagttatttcatatttatatatactctgataattatacttatgtatacctgtacctaaataaatttacatactgtgctggcgtgcaggtacaaattaaaatcagtaagagtgttttATGTCTCGAGacatcatattagtaatgatgataatcgccgagtctcattaaatgtcgtatattacgttaatatacatattttcattaatccatctatgatattttttcaaaattacagtggaccctcagctagcgatattaatccgttcctgaaagcttatcgttagctgaaattattgttagctgaattaattttccccataagaaataatggaaatcaaattaatctgtgcaagacaccccaaagtgtgaaaaaaaaaaaatttttaccacatgaaatattaattttaatacacacaaactgacacttgcctttattgaagatctggtgatgattgatgggatgggaggaggggagagtgtggaagttgttaatgtttagaaggggaatccccttccattaggacttgaggtatcaagtccctttctggggttacttcccttcttcttttaatgccactagaaccagcttgagagtcactggacctctgtcacacaacagaTCTGTCTATAGAGGTCTGtatctcccgttcctttaagatttgcctaaaatgggccacaacattgttattgtaatagtcaccagcatggcttgcaatagctgtgttagggtgattttcatccataaaggtttgcagttcaacccactttgcacacatttccttaatctttgaagtagacacaatggattccacaactggcataggcgtctcagggttagccccaaaatctttcttaatttccatactaattctcaccctttttataacagggttggcactagaagctttcttggggcccatggtgacttattttgcaggtacaatcactaaaaacgctgtgataatatgaaatgttccgattgtatgcgaccacagtggctggcttgtaaattctggcacccacgggacaactgaggcacgctcaggccacacgtggacgcgtctcaacGAATCgcattgggcgagttttttagcgttagctgaggcaaaaattttgcgttaaaatgtatcgttagctggatttaacgttagctgatgccatcgttagctgagggtccactgtatataataaacacaatgcataacatataaagatgataaatacaccccacagtagaataaataaacataaatatgagatgtggtagcagacgacttgcacaagtgatgccatattagaaataataataatcaccgtgTTTCAtcaaatgttgtatattacgttaatatacacattttcattaatccatccatgatatttttttcaaaattatataataaacacgatacataacatataaagatgataaatacaccccacaatagaataaataaacataaatatgagaggTGGGAGCCAGACTTTTacgagtgacggcaagaataacattttctctagtccaacatcagagaaaatgtgttactgggggtaactatagaaaattattccttttgtatgtctgtaagtttattcaggtatacacaaatacagttacatagattatcacacatgacagcatatgtgtagagaacctaggataacccaaaaaagtcagacagagtgacttatttccattgccttcactcagagcgtcatttcttctaaaaatggtgttatatgagaatgggagtgttctttatttattctaccatatcaatgtagagacaacttgcacacaatgtaacttgtataCAAACCGGACGTGTACACttagtttgtttacaaaacttacgttcgcctggtttgtttacataactctgcgcctgtcctctctcatgtactcattctctctcatttatttgttttatctcatttactcacctctgaccctacattaagactacaaatattttaaggtaagtaatgagtgaactgtatatgcatttttttgctctgggatgcttaaatatcatagaatagtctgtgtgggtggggtggcctggtatggtagcccggctgactaccatacataccacacttgatttcttacaataaatactacttgtctcaccctagattaagactacaaatattttaagataagtaatgatgtgtgtattttacttttttattgtttttgatgcctagttctattgctaacttaatataagaacataagaaagaaggaacactgcagcaggcctgttggcccatacttggcacgtCCTttgcaatccatcccactaataaaacagttgcccaacccaattttcaatgccacccaagaaataagctctgataactctatccactctcatatacaactcccactcaaatccaacccctctcactcgtgtatttatccaacctatatttgaagctacccaaggttttagcctcaataacccaactaggtagactattccactcaactaccctatttccaaaccaatactttcctacatcccttctaaatctaaacttgtccaatttgaatccattactgcgggttctctcctggagagatatccttaagaccttactaatatcccctttattaatacccatcttccacttgtacacttcgatcatgcctcccctcattcttcgtctaatatacatattagtgtaaacttgttatctagtatttgtatgcatttataagggaaAAAAAAGGTGATCCACTTTACGgcaatttccgctttacggcggtagcctggaacctaactctctgggagtggacgtgtcagcagatgggtctatgaaagatgaggtgaatcatacagttgacaaggaaaaaaaggtgagtggtgtactgagcctgtggagacaaagaactttatgcatggaagcaaagaggggaatgtatgagagtatagttataccaatgctcttatatgggtgtgaagcatcggtggtgaatgttgcaacaaggagaaggctggaggcagtggagatgccatgtctgagggcaatgtgtggtgtgaatataatgcagagaatccgtagtttggagattaggaggaggtgcaagaTTACCAACACTATTATCTTGAAGGCTGAGGAGGGTTTATTGagatggttcagacatgtagagagggtggaaagaaatagaatgacttcggagagtgtataaatctgtagtggagggaagtcagggtaggggtcagcctaggaaaggttggagggagtgggtaatgaggttttgtgtatgaggggcttggacttccagcaacatgcatgagcatgttagaagcaaatggagacaaatggtttttaggacttaatgtgctgttggagtgtgagcaaggtaacatttatgaagggattcagggaaaccagcagaccggacttgagtcatggagatgggaagtacaatgcctgcactctaaaggagggggtgttaatgttgcagttttataacttagTGTAAggatgcctctggcaagacagtgatggagtttatgatgaaagtttttctttttcaggccaccctgccttggtgggaaatagccaatgtgttaaaaaaaaaaaaaacgtttttcTTCAGAAGATTGTGAATAAGAGTGTGTTCTAAATTTTAAATGTAAATTCCCAAATCTGGGAGAGTTCAGGATTAGAAATACTGAATCACCAGTACTGTATTATAACTACAATTATAAATGTTGAAACttgaataattataattattattacaatcaaaacttaagtgctaaacccacaggggtcatacagtgagGTAACTTGAATAAAAACTTTTCAGAATGAAGGTCATACAGACGTTCCACTGGCATCACCCATAACTCTTAGCAAGGAGAAAGAGGAGTTGGGAGAAGTTATATATGAAAAAATAGTGTCAAAGTATCCCCAGGAGGCAGCCAAGTTAACAGGGATGCTTTTACAAATGGATTACAAAGATCTTTTACGTGTCATTGCCGAGCCAGAGCTCCTCAAGAAGAAAGCTGAATTAGCTTTTAGTGTTCTTAGAGCTGAAGGTGAACAACATCACTAAAATTGTTTTGAAAGGTATGGTATGAAGGTTAGAAATCAAAGGCTTTATACTGTAAAATTTTTATAATGACTACTGTATAATGTCTTATAGTTTTTTAATAATGGTTTATATAGATTTAAAAAATGGTACTCCAAAATGGATGAGATTGGGGTAATGGAATATCGTGTGAGAACAGGAATGTTCTCATGAAATAACAGGTACATAATGGAAAAACTGCATGAAGTAACATGCAGAAATTTTGAATATATGAACCCCCTGAAGGCAGTTCCTTTTCGTGGTGGGGGGATTACGGCCTTTGTTGACACCTTAGACTGAACTGGTAGGGACTTCCTTCACCAGGGTGGCCCTGGTTTGCAAAGGCTTACTGAACACTGCCTTGTGTTTGCCATACATAAAGACCCATATGTGTTCTCATTTCTGATTGAATGGAAGTTAAGCCTGTGCAGATATCAGTACCAATATATTTTAAAGGATAAAGTTTCtcctatttacaaaaaaaaaatgcaaaaaaaaaacaaaaataaatgtaCTGTACATCATGATACAAACTATTTAATATCAACATTTCCAAAT includes:
- the LOC128693291 gene encoding uncharacterized protein isoform X1, translating into MDSGCLPETREVLCEHLRVKVCYINPALADQVTDILAGDRTNTEIIDLLKSDTLLEENVEKAVASLSEPDSEVRESLGMALFHSVSILESELCAQVTGMLLELPIPTITQLLNNEEALNEAVIKARGEYLKYIQNEGHTDVPLASPITLSKEKEELGEVIYEKIVSKYPQEAAKLTGMLLQMDYKDLLRVIAEPELLKKKAELAFSVLRAEGEQHH
- the LOC128693291 gene encoding polyadenylate-binding protein 1-A isoform X2, yielding MRVTDILAGDRTNTEIIDLLKSDTLLEENVEKAVASLSEPDSEVRESLGMALFHSVSILESELCAQVTGMLLELPIPTITQLLNNEEALNEAVIKARGEYLKYIQNEGHTDVPLASPITLSKEKEELGEVIYEKIVSKYPQEAAKLTGMLLQMDYKDLLRVIAEPELLKKKAELAFSVLRAEGEQHH